One Solea senegalensis isolate Sse05_10M linkage group LG3, IFAPA_SoseM_1, whole genome shotgun sequence genomic window carries:
- the LOC122765916 gene encoding coiled-coil domain-containing protein 96-like, which yields MEGEKKDTERETISEDASNRKDTSLIPDIGNEKDEENEVKNDTEKKETSEDSSMKDTSLIPDIGNEKDEENEVKKETSEAPSMKDTSLILDKGRAKDEENEVKIDTQRETKEESSNMKDSSLNPEEEEEEITAEVGASHHEVSENSESVKVPGVAPTSERAESSRDDVPSVDDITTGQELDEEDREQPVSHEEGSDRDGPARLHPESPAQVEAEEDKSSATAEDVTYEETRQLHQELCKEREKSSQLNSQLQVKLADYLHRKARDDPPPERETPVSEQLQEYERHVNVLGEVKQQLAADAETIRQKTEELRLLSQENLDKAESEWQAFMTLKQQVTVATLSRRLGKQEAQTKVESTLAAERLRQDELVKQRLRHIKLKAKIHRLEAELRDVEEHGRDPLQLQYEQLQAARLEQKKQAEKQSEESMKLQAKISSGLEVLTNVKEKLFWTQRDVQAKREQLAEVEAMVARKRDVLTRMKQARNRLQRDNQRLKERRGLLGNKVLLRDFEDTVDASDVLRERLEMLKCRQTEIVLGCARWKKLETNP from the exons ATGGAAGGAGAGAAgaaggacacagagagggagacaataTCAGAAGATGCCTCCAATAGAAAGGACACCTCACTGATTCCTGACATTGGAAATGAAAAAGACGAAGAGAACGAGGTGAAGAAtgacacagagaagaaagagacatCAGAAGATTCATCCATGAAGGACACGTCACTGATTCCTGACATTGGAAATGAAAAAGATGAAGAGAATGAGGTGAAGAAGGAGACATCGGAAGCTCCATCCATGAAGGACACTTCTCTTATTCTTGACAAAGGACGTGCAAAAGATGAGGAAAACGAGGTGAAGATTGACACACAAAGGGAGACAAAAGAAGAGTCCTCCAACATGAAGGACAGTTCTCTGAatcctgaagaagaagaagaagaaatcactgCTGAAGTAGGTGCATCTCATCATGAAGTCTCTGAAAACTCTGAAAGTGTGAAGGTTCCCGGTGTGGCTCCCACGTCTGAgcgagcagagagcagcagagatgaTGTTCCCAGTGTGGACGACATCACCACAGGTCAAGAGTTGGACGAGGAGGACAGAGAACAACCAGTGTCCCATGAGGAGGGCAGTGATCGTGATGGACCTGCCAGGCTGCATCCTGAGAGTCCTGCACAGGTGGAGGCTGAAGAAGACAAGTCATCTGCTACTGCTGAAGACGTCACCTATGAGGAGACCAGGCAGCTCCACCAGGAGCTGTGTAAGGAGAGGGAGAAGTCCAGCCAGCTCAACAGCCAGCTGCAGGTGAAGCTGGCAGACTATCTCCACAGGAAGGCCCGGGACGACCCCCCGCCGGAGAGGGAGACGCCTGTGTCGGAGCAGCTGCAGGAGTACGAGCGACACGTGAACGTCCTCGGTGAGGTGAAGCAGCAGCTCGCGGCTGACGCTGAGACCATCCGGCAGAAGACGGAGGAGCTGCGGTTACTGTCCCAGGAGAACCTGGACAAG GCAGAAAGTGAGTGGCAGGCGTTCATGACACTGAAGCAGCAGGTAACCGTGGCGACGCTGAGCCGACGTCTGGGCAAACAAGAGGCTCAGACCAAAGTGGAGTCGACCCTGGCAGCAGAGCGGCTCCGGCAGGACGAGCTCGTCAAGCAGCGCCTGAGGCACATCAAGCTCAAGGCGAAGATCCACAGGCTGGAGGCGGAGCTCCGAGACGTGGAGGAGCACGGCAGGGACCCCCTGCAGCTTCAGTATGAGCAGCTGCAGGCCGCGAGGCTGGAGCAGAAGAAACAGGCCGAGAAGCAAAGCGAGGAATCGATGAAGCTGCAGGCGAAGATCAGCAGCGGCTTAGAG GTCCTGACCAACGTTAAGGAGAAGCTGTTCTGGACGCAGAGGGACGTCCAAGCCAAGCGAGAGCAGCTGGCAGAGGTGGAGGCCATGGTGGCCAGGAAGAGGGACGTCCTGACCAGGATGAAGCAGGCACGCAACAGGCTGCAGAGAGACAACCAGAGGCTGAAGGAGAGGCGAGGACTTCTGGGGAACAAGGTCCTGCTTCGGGACTTTGAGGACACCGTGGACGCCTCTGACGTCCTGAGGGAGCGACTGGAGATGCTGAAGTGCCGCCAAACTGAGATTGTCCTCGGCTGTGCTCGATGGAAGAAGCTGGAGACAAATCCATGA
- the tada2b gene encoding transcriptional adapter 2-beta, producing the protein MADLGKKYCVNCLADVTNLRLRCTDCPDIELCPECFSAGAEIGNHRRWHGYQQVDGGRFSLWGPEAEGGWTSREEQSLLDAIEQYGFGNWEDMAAHVGPSRTPQEVMEHYVTMYVHGNLGKACIPDNIPNRVTDHTCPSGGPLSPSLTTPLPPLEISLPEQQQLGYMPLRDDYEIEYDQDAEKLISGLSVNYDDEDVEIEMKRAHVDMYVRKLRERQRRKNIARDYNLVPVFLGKDKKDKEKEKPGAPGVTGTAGATGGVGAGGGTAGSGSTAAAGSSSVPNTPKRKITKEEKDQRVRLRGLCQFMAHREFEDFFENMHKERVLRAKVRELQRYRRNGIIRLEESAEYEAARHKREKRKENKSVVTSKRGSGGGGGLGSGIGLGGTAGVGGGITGGLGVGGGIKEEGKDGEFAAIENLTGFELLSDREKVLCNSLNLSPARYLTVKTIIIKDHLQKRQGIPAKSRLPSYLDKVLKKRILTFLTESGWISRDAS; encoded by the exons ATGGCCGACCTGGGCAAGAAGTACTGCGTGAACTGCCTCGCAGATGTCACCAACCTCCGGCTTCGGTGCACCGACTGCCCCGATATCGAGCTGTGTCCGGAGTGCTTCTCGGCGGGGGCAGAAATCGGTAACCACCGGAGATGGCACGGCTACCAGCAGGTCGACGGCGGTCGCTTCTCGCTCTGGGGTCCCGAGGCAGAGGGAGGATGGACCAGCAGGGAAGAGCAGTCGCTACTCGATGCTATCGAGCAATATGGATTTGGCAACTGG gaGGACATGGCAGCTCATGTTGGACCATCTCGGACTCCTCAGGAAGTCATGGAGCACTACGTCACTATGTACGTCCATGGAAACCTGGGTAAGGCCTGCATCCCCGACAATATTCCAAACCGGGTAACTGACCACACTTGCCCAAGCGGGGGCCCCTTGTCGCCGAGCCTTAccactcctcttcctccgctGGAGATTAGCCTgccggagcagcagcagctgggctACATGCCGCTGCGTGACGACTATGAGATAGAGTATGACCAGGACGCCGAGAAGCTCATCAGCGGGCTCTCTGTGAACTACGACGACGAGGATGTGGAAATTGAAATGAAACGTGCGCATGTGGACATGTATGTGCGGAAGCTTCGGGAACGCCAGAGACGTAAGAACATTGCCCGGGACTACAACCTGGTGCCCGTGTTCCTGGGGAAAGACAAGAAAgacaaggagaaggagaaaccAGGAGCGCCGGGGGTCACAGGCACTGCCGGTGCTACTGGCGGGGTGGGTGCTGGCGGTGGGACAGCGGGATCGGGCTCCACGGCAGCTGCAGGATCGAGTTCTGTTCCAAATACGCCCAAAAGAAAGATCACCAAGGAAGAGAAGGATCAGCGGGTCAGGCTGCGCGGGCTCTGTCAGTTCATGGCCCATCGGGAGTTTGAAGATTTCTTTGAGAACATGCATAAAGAGCGTGTGCTGAGAGCCAAGGTGCGTGAGCTGCAGCGGTACCGCCGCAATGGCATCATCCGCCTGGAAGAGTCCGCCGAGTACGAAGCTGCGCGCCACAAACGAGAAAAGCGCAAAGAGAACAAAAGCGTGGTCACGTCCAAACGAGGAAGCGGCGGAGGGGGAGGACTCGGATCGGGGATTGGACTCGGGGGCACAGCTGGAGTCGGAGGGGGCATTACCGGAGGTCTAGGAGTAGGCGGCGGGATCAAAGAAGAAGGTAAGGATGGCGAGTTTGCCGCCATTGAGAATCTGACGGGCTTTGAGCTGTTGTCGGACAGAGAGAAGGTGCTGTGCAACTCTCTCAACCTCAGCCCAGCGCGTTACCTGACTGTCAaaaccatcatcatcaaagATCACCTGCAGAAGCGACAAGGAATCCCCGCCAAGAGCCGACTGCCCAGTTACCTGGACAAAGTCCTCAAGAAGCGCATTCTCACCTTCCTCACAGAAAGTGGCTGGATTTCCCGAGACGCCTCTTAG